From one Conyzicola nivalis genomic stretch:
- a CDS encoding alpha-1,4-glucan--maltose-1-phosphate maltosyltransferase, which translates to MATTENGRVAASAGPTTQQRYETRIGRIPIRFLNPQQPENRWPAKAFVGEVLPFSATVFREGHDQLGAALLLTDPRGTTSRFPLHPGAPGTDAWHTSAQVDAPGTWIYRIQAYSDDWATWLHNAEIKIPAGIDVDVMITMGLQLLARLEKSQAVADATATLSDATLSPVDRLEGVTGDDLAAVIAANPLASLVTLSDPLELRVERARAGLGSWYEFFPRSEGAKQRKDGSWASGTFRTAAKRLPAVADMGFDVVYLPPIHPIGRTFRKGPNNTLDAGPNDPGSPWAIGSADGGHDAIHPELGTVKDFSYFLGVAKKNGIEIAIDLALQCSPDHPWVTQHPEWFTTLPDGSIAYAENPPKKYQDIYPINFDNDYEGLRQEILRIVKYWIGIGVTIFRVDNPHTKPLEFWEWLLHEVAAERPDVVFFAEAFTRPAMMQSLAAVGFQQSYTYFTWRNTKVELEEYLHEVSKVTSHTFRPNFFVNTPDILTEFLQFGGRPAYKVRAAIAATGSPSWGVYSGYELFENVARPGAEENIDNEKFEYKVRDYAAAEETGDSLAPYLRRLNEIRAQHPALHQLRNLDVHWSDDDSILVYSKYLDAAYTGTGSDDTIIVVANVDPHSVRETTVHLDTTRFGIEIGTEFTVTDLITGSTFVWGGDNYVRLDAFTEPVHILRVEYPKGN; encoded by the coding sequence GTGGCGACTACAGAGAATGGCAGGGTGGCCGCGAGCGCTGGCCCCACAACGCAGCAACGATATGAAACGCGAATCGGACGGATACCGATCCGGTTCCTGAACCCGCAGCAGCCGGAGAACCGCTGGCCGGCGAAGGCCTTCGTCGGAGAGGTGTTGCCGTTCTCGGCGACGGTCTTCCGCGAGGGGCACGACCAGCTGGGCGCGGCACTGCTGCTCACCGACCCGCGGGGCACGACCTCGCGGTTCCCGCTCCACCCCGGCGCGCCGGGCACCGACGCGTGGCACACGTCCGCGCAGGTCGACGCCCCAGGAACCTGGATCTACCGTATCCAGGCCTACTCCGACGACTGGGCCACCTGGCTGCACAACGCCGAGATCAAGATCCCGGCCGGCATCGACGTCGACGTCATGATCACCATGGGTCTGCAGCTGCTCGCCCGCCTCGAGAAGAGCCAGGCGGTTGCGGATGCCACAGCCACCCTCTCCGACGCGACGCTGTCGCCCGTCGACCGCCTCGAGGGAGTGACCGGCGACGACCTCGCCGCCGTCATCGCGGCGAACCCGCTCGCGAGCCTCGTCACCCTGAGCGACCCGCTCGAGCTGCGCGTCGAACGGGCCCGCGCGGGCCTCGGCAGCTGGTACGAGTTCTTCCCCCGCAGCGAAGGCGCGAAGCAGCGCAAGGACGGCTCCTGGGCCTCCGGCACCTTCCGCACCGCCGCCAAGCGCCTCCCCGCCGTCGCGGACATGGGCTTCGACGTGGTCTACCTCCCCCCGATTCATCCGATCGGCCGCACCTTCCGCAAGGGTCCCAACAACACCCTCGACGCCGGCCCGAACGACCCCGGCTCGCCGTGGGCCATCGGTTCCGCCGACGGCGGCCACGACGCCATCCACCCCGAACTCGGAACGGTGAAGGACTTCAGCTACTTCCTCGGGGTCGCGAAGAAGAACGGCATCGAGATCGCCATCGACCTCGCACTGCAGTGCTCCCCCGACCACCCGTGGGTCACCCAGCACCCCGAGTGGTTCACCACGCTGCCCGACGGGTCGATCGCCTACGCCGAGAACCCGCCGAAGAAGTACCAGGACATCTATCCGATCAACTTCGACAACGACTACGAGGGCCTGCGCCAGGAGATCCTGCGCATCGTCAAGTACTGGATCGGCATCGGCGTCACGATCTTCCGCGTCGACAACCCGCACACCAAGCCGCTCGAGTTCTGGGAATGGCTGCTGCACGAGGTCGCGGCCGAACGCCCCGACGTGGTGTTCTTCGCGGAGGCGTTCACCCGCCCGGCGATGATGCAGTCGCTCGCCGCCGTCGGCTTCCAGCAGTCGTATACCTACTTCACCTGGCGCAACACCAAGGTCGAGCTCGAGGAGTACCTGCACGAGGTGTCGAAGGTGACGAGCCACACCTTCCGGCCCAACTTCTTCGTGAACACGCCCGACATCCTCACCGAGTTCCTGCAGTTCGGCGGACGCCCCGCCTACAAGGTGCGCGCCGCGATCGCCGCGACCGGCAGCCCCAGCTGGGGTGTCTACTCGGGCTACGAGCTGTTCGAGAACGTCGCCCGTCCAGGCGCCGAAGAGAACATCGACAACGAGAAGTTCGAGTACAAGGTGCGCGACTATGCCGCGGCCGAGGAGACCGGCGACTCGCTGGCGCCCTACCTGCGCCGGCTCAATGAGATCCGGGCGCAGCATCCGGCCCTGCACCAACTGCGCAACCTCGACGTGCACTGGAGCGACGACGACTCGATCCTCGTCTACTCGAAGTACCTGGACGCCGCGTACACCGGCACCGGCAGCGACGACACGATCATCGTCGTGGCGAACGTCGACCCGCACTCGGTGCGCGAGACCACCGTCCACCTCGACACCACCCGCTTCGGCATAGAGATCGGCACCGAATTCACCGTGACCGACCTCATCACCGGTTCGACCTTCGTGTGGGGCGGTGACAACTACGTGCGGCTCGATGCCTTCACGGAGCCCGTCCACATCCTGCGCGTCGAATACCCGAAAGGCAACTAA
- the glgB gene encoding 1,4-alpha-glucan branching protein GlgB, whose translation MANAPVLPDLHPGLVESLVSGSHPQPHSTLGQHPFGDGFIVRAVRPLAAGVTAVQADGTRVELTHAAEGLWQGYADGPGQAYVLETEYDNGPTWIAEDPYRFVSSVGEIDLYLWGEGRHEQLWHVLGSHFRPHEGVEGTSFSVWAPHARAVRVVGDFNGWFGDRHAMRRLDDNGVWEIFIPEASPGTTYKFELLTPAGEWVTRADPMARFTEVSPATGSKVGESLFEWEDKAWIDTRASTDTLNSAMSIYELHVGSWRPGLGYRELAEPLIEYVRELGFTHVEFMPLAEHPFGGSWGYQVTGYFAPTSRFGHPDDLKFLIDSLHQAGIGVIMDWVPGHFPKDEWALARFDGEPLYEHSDPRRGEQMDWGTLIFNFGQSQVRNFLVANALYWLEEFHIDGLRVDAVASMLYLDYSRNEGEWLPNEFGGRENLEAISLLQEVNATAYKRNPGIMMIAEESTSWPGVTKPTSGNGLGFGIKWNMGWMHDSLSYMSVDPMYRAHHHNDITFSFVYAFSENFLLPISHDEVVHGKGSLLTKMPGDQWQKLANLRAYFAFMWAHPGKQLLFMGSEFGQPSEWSEERGLDWWILDQPVHQALSKLVSALNRVYREEAPLWSRDNEAGGFEFLDAGDAEHNVVSFLRWDHEGNPIAVIMNFSGAPVGPYRVGLPFAGTWDELINTDATEFGGSGVGNFGAVVATDEPFAGRPASAELTLPPLAGLWLKLRK comes from the coding sequence ATGGCTAACGCCCCCGTACTCCCCGACCTGCATCCCGGACTCGTGGAGTCGCTCGTCAGCGGCAGCCACCCGCAGCCCCACTCCACCCTCGGACAGCACCCGTTCGGCGACGGTTTCATCGTGCGCGCCGTCCGTCCGCTCGCCGCCGGCGTCACCGCCGTGCAGGCCGACGGCACGCGGGTCGAACTGACCCACGCGGCCGAGGGCCTCTGGCAGGGTTACGCCGACGGTCCCGGACAGGCCTACGTGCTCGAGACCGAGTACGACAACGGTCCGACCTGGATCGCCGAGGACCCGTACCGCTTCGTGTCGTCCGTCGGCGAGATCGACCTCTACCTGTGGGGCGAGGGACGTCACGAGCAGCTGTGGCACGTGCTCGGTTCGCACTTCCGCCCGCACGAGGGCGTCGAGGGCACGTCGTTCTCGGTCTGGGCACCGCACGCACGCGCCGTGCGCGTCGTCGGCGACTTCAACGGCTGGTTCGGCGACCGTCACGCGATGCGCCGCCTCGACGACAACGGCGTGTGGGAGATCTTCATCCCCGAGGCCAGCCCCGGAACCACGTACAAGTTCGAGCTGCTCACCCCGGCCGGCGAGTGGGTCACCCGCGCCGACCCGATGGCGCGGTTCACCGAGGTCTCCCCCGCCACCGGCTCGAAGGTGGGCGAGTCGCTGTTCGAGTGGGAGGACAAGGCCTGGATCGACACCCGGGCCAGCACCGACACCCTCAACTCGGCCATGAGCATCTACGAGCTGCACGTCGGCTCGTGGCGTCCCGGCCTCGGCTACCGCGAGCTAGCCGAGCCGCTCATCGAATACGTGCGCGAGCTCGGCTTCACGCACGTCGAATTCATGCCGCTCGCCGAGCACCCGTTCGGCGGGTCCTGGGGCTACCAGGTCACCGGCTACTTCGCCCCGACCAGCCGGTTCGGTCACCCCGACGACCTCAAGTTCCTCATCGACAGCCTGCACCAGGCCGGCATCGGAGTGATCATGGACTGGGTTCCCGGCCACTTCCCCAAGGACGAGTGGGCGCTCGCCCGCTTCGACGGCGAGCCGCTCTACGAGCACTCCGACCCCCGCCGCGGCGAGCAGATGGACTGGGGCACCCTGATCTTCAACTTCGGGCAGTCGCAGGTGCGCAACTTCCTCGTCGCCAACGCGCTCTACTGGCTCGAGGAGTTCCACATCGACGGCCTGCGCGTCGACGCCGTGGCATCGATGCTCTACCTCGACTACTCGCGCAACGAGGGCGAGTGGCTGCCCAACGAGTTCGGCGGCCGCGAGAACCTCGAGGCGATCAGCCTGCTGCAGGAGGTCAACGCCACCGCCTACAAGCGCAACCCCGGCATCATGATGATCGCCGAGGAGTCCACGTCGTGGCCCGGCGTCACGAAGCCCACCTCGGGCAACGGCCTCGGGTTCGGCATTAAGTGGAACATGGGGTGGATGCACGACTCGCTCTCGTACATGTCGGTCGACCCGATGTACCGCGCACACCACCACAACGACATCACGTTCAGCTTCGTCTACGCGTTCAGCGAGAACTTCCTGCTGCCGATCAGCCACGACGAGGTCGTGCACGGCAAGGGCTCGCTGCTCACGAAGATGCCGGGCGACCAGTGGCAGAAACTCGCCAACCTGCGGGCCTACTTCGCGTTCATGTGGGCCCACCCGGGCAAGCAGTTGCTGTTCATGGGCAGTGAATTCGGCCAGCCCTCCGAGTGGAGCGAAGAGCGTGGCCTCGACTGGTGGATCCTCGACCAGCCCGTGCACCAGGCGCTCTCGAAACTCGTCAGCGCGCTCAACCGGGTCTACCGCGAGGAGGCTCCGCTCTGGTCGCGCGACAACGAGGCGGGCGGATTCGAGTTCCTCGACGCGGGGGACGCCGAGCACAACGTGGTCTCGTTCCTGCGCTGGGACCACGAGGGCAACCCGATAGCCGTGATCATGAACTTCTCCGGCGCCCCCGTCGGCCCCTACCGCGTCGGCCTGCCGTTCGCGGGCACGTGGGACGAACTGATCAACACGGATGCCACGGAATTCGGTGGCAGCGGAGTCGGCAACTTCGGCGCAGTGGTCGCGACGGACGAACCGTTCGCCGGTCGTCCCGCGTCCGCCGAGCTGACCCTCCCGCCGCTCGCGGGACTCTGGTTGAAGCTGCGCAAGTAA
- a CDS encoding tetratricopeptide repeat protein produces MTNLPPSAASLRGAVDLSSLVNPAPPVAAPTGKASSLVVEATDATFSSILELSNSVPVLVEFYGQGLAPSLGALVAEFGGRMVLATIDGTKNPQLVQAFQVSEVPTVAAVIGGRPLQLFVGLPEQEEIRGVLNQVLEVAKQQNITGTVPVDDADADADAAEPVEEPLPPHHQEAFDAISAGDFATAIAEYKLAITQNPRDALAVAGLAQVSLLARLEGTTADEIRAAAASAPDDVHAQLAVADLDISGGHVDDAFLRLLELFPSLDADGKTLVRTRMLEHFEVVGTDDPRVVAARRRLTALLY; encoded by the coding sequence GTGACCAACCTTCCCCCCAGCGCCGCCAGTCTCCGCGGAGCCGTCGACCTCTCGTCTCTCGTGAACCCGGCACCTCCCGTCGCCGCGCCCACCGGCAAGGCCTCGTCCCTCGTGGTCGAGGCGACGGATGCCACGTTCTCGAGCATCCTCGAACTGTCCAACTCGGTTCCCGTGCTGGTGGAGTTCTACGGCCAAGGGCTCGCCCCCTCGCTCGGCGCACTGGTCGCCGAGTTCGGCGGACGCATGGTGCTCGCCACCATCGACGGGACCAAGAACCCGCAGCTCGTGCAGGCGTTCCAGGTCTCGGAGGTGCCCACGGTCGCCGCGGTGATCGGCGGTCGTCCGCTGCAGCTGTTCGTCGGACTACCCGAGCAGGAAGAGATCCGCGGGGTCTTGAACCAGGTGCTCGAGGTCGCGAAACAGCAGAACATCACCGGCACCGTTCCTGTCGACGACGCGGACGCGGACGCCGACGCGGCCGAGCCGGTCGAAGAACCGCTGCCCCCGCACCACCAGGAGGCGTTCGACGCGATCTCGGCCGGCGACTTCGCCACGGCGATCGCCGAGTACAAGCTCGCCATCACACAGAACCCGCGCGATGCGCTCGCCGTCGCGGGCCTCGCCCAGGTGTCGCTGCTCGCGCGACTCGAGGGAACCACGGCCGACGAGATCCGCGCCGCGGCCGCCTCGGCCCCCGACGACGTGCACGCGCAGCTCGCGGTGGCCGACCTGGACATCTCCGGCGGCCACGTCGACGACGCCTTCCTGCGCCTGCTCGAGCTGTTCCCCTCGCTCGACGCCGACGGCAAGACGCTCGTGCGCACCCGCATGCTCGAGCACTTCGAGGTCGTCGGTACCGACGACCCCCGCGTCGTCGCGGCGCGCCGCCGGCTGACGGCGCTGCTGTACTGA
- a CDS encoding AI-2E family transporter, which translates to MKIQNPFKLGLLAGLGVLVAIVIGGAVQDLATILTYIGAAIFLALGLDPLVTWLEKHGVKRVIAIVITLVGVLGIFAGLVFALIPVISEQVQNITKLITDTIIPGIQDNSIIAGIDDSLPWLKVNDLIGQAGDFIADPTNIGSIGGGVLAVGINIATGIFGGIIIAILMIYFVSSLGSLKRGIYQLVPASKRANFIDLAEQISESVGRFVMGQITLAIVNGALSFIVLTALGVKYSALLAFIAFLGSTIPLVGTLSASVIISLCVLLFNGADWHVVVVAIYYAVYMQVEAYILSPRIMARAVKVPGVVVVIAALVGGTLLGILGALIAIPVAAAVQLIIKEVVVPKQNAL; encoded by the coding sequence GTGAAAATTCAGAACCCGTTCAAGCTCGGCCTGCTTGCCGGGCTCGGTGTGCTCGTAGCGATCGTCATCGGCGGGGCCGTGCAAGACCTCGCGACGATCCTCACCTACATCGGTGCCGCGATCTTCCTCGCCCTCGGTCTCGACCCGCTCGTCACCTGGCTCGAGAAGCACGGCGTCAAGCGCGTCATCGCGATCGTCATCACCCTCGTCGGCGTGCTGGGCATCTTCGCGGGCCTCGTGTTCGCCCTGATCCCCGTGATCAGCGAGCAGGTGCAGAACATCACCAAGCTCATCACCGACACGATCATCCCGGGTATCCAAGACAACTCGATCATCGCCGGCATCGACGACAGCCTGCCCTGGCTGAAGGTGAACGACCTGATCGGACAGGCCGGCGACTTCATCGCCGACCCCACGAACATTGGCTCGATCGGTGGCGGCGTGCTCGCGGTCGGCATCAACATCGCCACCGGCATCTTCGGCGGCATCATCATCGCCATCCTGATGATCTACTTCGTGTCGTCGCTCGGCAGCCTCAAGCGCGGTATCTACCAGCTCGTGCCCGCCTCGAAGCGTGCCAACTTCATCGACCTCGCCGAGCAGATCAGCGAATCGGTCGGACGCTTCGTTATGGGCCAGATCACGCTCGCGATCGTCAACGGCGCGCTCTCGTTCATCGTGCTCACCGCCCTCGGCGTCAAGTACTCCGCGCTGCTGGCGTTCATCGCCTTCCTCGGGTCGACCATTCCGCTCGTCGGCACGCTCTCCGCATCCGTCATCATCTCGCTCTGCGTGCTGCTCTTCAACGGCGCCGACTGGCACGTGGTCGTCGTGGCCATCTACTACGCGGTCTATATGCAGGTCGAGGCCTACATCCTGAGCCCCCGCATCATGGCCCGCGCGGTCAAGGTGCCCGGCGTGGTCGTCGTCATCGCGGCCCTCGTCGGAGGAACGCTGCTCGGCATCCTGGGCGCGCTCATCGCGATCCCGGTGGCGGCCGCTGTGCAGCTGATCATCAAGGAAGTCGTCGTTCCGAAGCAGAACGCGCTCTAG
- a CDS encoding alpha/beta hydrolase, with amino-acid sequence MTTEIRGAVELPARRENVELRTSDGLSLVAELSLPLTAEPVATMVALHPLPTHGGFMDSHIIKKAALRLPALADIAVLRFNFRGVTSPHGTSQGEFGAGIDEQHDLSAAMDFVAQRGLPHPWVVGWSFGTEVALKYGRAHYLDGMILLSPPLHRTSPEEVGAWADSDVKVVALIPELDDFLRPAEAAERFAAAPNIELVNVEGGKHLWVGETQTYRVLSEIVQRLNPAALPLPDVWQ; translated from the coding sequence GTGACGACAGAGATCCGTGGGGCGGTCGAGCTGCCCGCCCGCCGCGAGAACGTCGAGCTGCGAACGAGCGACGGTCTCAGCCTCGTGGCCGAGCTGTCGCTGCCGCTCACCGCCGAGCCGGTCGCCACGATGGTCGCGCTGCATCCGCTGCCGACGCACGGCGGATTCATGGACTCCCACATCATCAAGAAGGCCGCGCTGCGCCTGCCCGCCCTCGCCGACATCGCGGTGCTGCGGTTCAACTTCCGCGGCGTCACGTCGCCGCACGGCACGTCGCAGGGCGAATTCGGCGCGGGCATCGACGAGCAGCACGACCTGTCCGCGGCCATGGACTTCGTGGCGCAACGGGGGTTGCCGCATCCGTGGGTCGTCGGCTGGTCCTTCGGTACCGAGGTCGCGCTCAAGTACGGCCGCGCCCACTACCTCGACGGCATGATCCTGCTCTCCCCGCCACTGCACCGCACGTCGCCGGAAGAGGTGGGCGCCTGGGCGGACTCCGACGTGAAGGTCGTCGCACTGATCCCCGAACTCGACGACTTCCTGCGCCCCGCCGAGGCAGCCGAGCGCTTCGCCGCGGCACCCAACATCGAACTCGTGAACGTGGAGGGCGGCAAGCATCTCTGGGTCGGCGAGACGCAGACCTACCGCGTGCTGAGCGAGATCGTCCAGCGGCTCAACCCCGCCGCGTTACCGCTGCCCGACGTCTGGCAGTAG
- a CDS encoding cation:proton antiporter, whose translation MVVENGLVVGVVAIVTIVLAGVFSRKLGVAAPLILILVGFGFSYIPGAPTVVNHNIVLLGLLPPILYAAAINVPVVDLRRNLSTISALSVGLVLVTAFGTGFVLYMIFPDLSLAGGIALGAVISPTDAVAATALGKKLGLPPRLVTILEGESLVNDATALVLLRSAILAISGAVTFWGVIGDFAFAVTVAILIGFAVGFITVRVRVKLRDPILDTTISLAVPFIAFIPAEALGASGVLAVVTAGLYSGHNSAKRFSAQARISERLNWRTAQFVLENGVFLLMGLEISAIIADVIAKDLSVTTAVVYGLLMVAGIIVIRFLFIIPLLLVLRRRGEQAEERQSRVRAMLDRMRRRAAVDPVFQKRQDRAERVFQRRESDLKQLKAEGLGWRGGVVLGWSGMRGVVTLAAAQSLPEDIPYRSQLVLTAFTVAVVTLLLQGGTLPWVIRASGIRGTDRAADRRELAELLDEMGAAGLSALENPDFTLPDGHEVDPAVIDRVRHDTLLSAESAWERARYGSGDEGLARSPHQQYRALRQEVLQAERAALLDARSTGSYPSRVLSRAQAMLDLEETRLEQIDNPGAS comes from the coding sequence ATGGTCGTTGAGAACGGACTCGTAGTCGGTGTAGTCGCCATCGTCACGATCGTGCTCGCGGGCGTGTTCAGCCGCAAGCTCGGGGTCGCGGCACCCCTCATCCTGATCCTGGTCGGATTCGGCTTCAGCTATATCCCCGGCGCACCCACCGTGGTGAATCACAACATCGTGCTGCTCGGACTGCTGCCGCCGATCCTCTATGCGGCCGCCATCAACGTCCCGGTCGTCGACCTGCGCCGCAACCTCAGCACCATCTCCGCCCTGAGCGTTGGACTCGTGCTCGTCACCGCCTTCGGCACCGGGTTCGTGCTGTACATGATCTTCCCCGACCTCAGCCTGGCCGGCGGTATCGCGCTCGGCGCGGTGATCAGCCCTACAGACGCGGTCGCCGCGACGGCGCTCGGCAAGAAGCTCGGGCTCCCGCCGCGGCTCGTGACGATTCTCGAGGGGGAGAGCCTCGTCAACGACGCCACGGCACTCGTGCTGCTGCGCTCGGCGATCCTCGCGATCAGCGGCGCGGTCACCTTCTGGGGTGTCATCGGCGACTTCGCCTTCGCGGTGACGGTGGCCATCCTGATCGGGTTCGCCGTCGGCTTCATCACCGTGCGCGTCCGAGTGAAGCTGCGCGACCCCATCCTCGACACCACCATCTCGCTGGCGGTGCCGTTCATCGCGTTCATCCCCGCCGAGGCCCTCGGAGCGAGCGGAGTGCTCGCCGTGGTGACCGCCGGGCTCTACTCGGGACACAACAGCGCCAAGCGGTTCAGCGCCCAGGCGCGCATCAGCGAGCGGCTCAACTGGCGCACCGCGCAGTTCGTGCTAGAGAACGGCGTCTTCCTGCTCATGGGCCTCGAGATCAGCGCGATCATCGCCGACGTGATCGCGAAAGACCTGAGCGTCACCACGGCGGTCGTCTACGGCCTGCTGATGGTGGCTGGCATCATCGTCATCCGCTTCCTCTTCATCATCCCGCTGCTGCTCGTGCTACGGCGCCGCGGCGAGCAGGCCGAGGAACGCCAGTCGCGGGTGCGCGCCATGCTCGACCGCATGCGCAGGCGCGCCGCCGTGGACCCGGTGTTCCAGAAGCGGCAGGACCGCGCCGAGCGGGTCTTCCAGCGCAGGGAGAGCGACCTCAAACAGCTCAAGGCCGAGGGCCTGGGCTGGCGCGGCGGCGTCGTGCTCGGCTGGTCGGGCATGCGCGGGGTGGTCACCCTCGCCGCCGCCCAGTCGCTGCCCGAGGACATCCCCTACCGCTCGCAGCTCGTGCTCACCGCGTTCACCGTCGCGGTGGTGACCCTGCTTCTGCAGGGCGGAACGCTGCCGTGGGTCATCCGCGCGAGCGGCATCCGCGGCACCGACCGGGCCGCCGACCGGCGCGAACTCGCCGAACTGCTCGACGAGATGGGCGCCGCGGGACTCTCCGCCCTCGAGAATCCCGACTTCACGCTGCCCGACGGGCACGAGGTCGATCCCGCCGTGATCGACCGCGTGCGCCACGACACCCTGCTGAGCGCCGAGTCGGCGTGGGAACGCGCGCGGTACGGCAGCGGCGACGAAGGCCTCGCCAGGTCGCCGCACCAGCAGTACCGGGCGCTCCGCCAGGAGGTGTTGCAGGCCGAGCGCGCTGCCCTGCTCGACGCGCGTTCCACCGGCAGCTACCCCTCCCGCGTGCTGTCGCGCGCGCAGGCGATGCTCGACCTCGAGGAGACCCGTCTCGAACAGATCGACAATCCCGGCGCCAGCTAG
- a CDS encoding lytic transglycosylase domain-containing protein, with translation MELQRREFSSSVQPVGASGAASAPRIRPAQTRSRRGLPFLAFFASMCFVLVTIIDPTAAFAITADEQNVVTNAPGEKVEPQTVAAAQGVRAHAARDAFTITKIVVPPPVVVAAKKSSGGGGAPAAGVPDPGSAKAIAYDMVIARGWGQSEFDCLVSLWNKESGWNVNAHNASSGAHGIPQALPGSKMASVGADWATNPATQITWGLGYISGRYSTPCGAWGTSQAKGWY, from the coding sequence GTGGAATTACAACGTAGAGAGTTCTCTTCCTCCGTGCAGCCGGTCGGCGCCAGTGGGGCCGCCAGTGCACCCCGGATCCGCCCCGCACAGACGAGGTCGCGCCGGGGCCTTCCGTTCCTCGCCTTCTTCGCGAGCATGTGCTTCGTCCTCGTCACGATCATCGACCCGACGGCCGCATTCGCGATCACCGCCGACGAACAGAACGTGGTCACCAACGCTCCCGGCGAGAAGGTCGAACCGCAGACCGTCGCGGCAGCGCAGGGCGTTCGCGCCCACGCGGCACGCGATGCCTTCACCATCACCAAGATCGTCGTGCCGCCGCCCGTCGTGGTCGCCGCAAAGAAGAGCAGTGGCGGCGGTGGCGCTCCCGCCGCCGGTGTCCCCGACCCCGGGTCCGCCAAGGCGATCGCGTACGACATGGTCATCGCGCGCGGGTGGGGTCAGTCGGAGTTCGACTGCCTCGTCTCGCTCTGGAACAAAGAGTCCGGATGGAACGTCAACGCTCACAACGCGAGCAGCGGCGCCCACGGCATCCCGCAGGCACTCCCCGGCTCGAAGATGGCGTCGGTGGGTGCCGACTGGGCGACGAACCCGGCCACGCAGATCACGTGGGGTCTCGGCTACATCTCCGGCCGCTACTCCACCCCGTGTGGCGCGTGGGGCACCTCGCAGGCCAAGGGTTGGTACTGA
- a CDS encoding DivIVA domain-containing protein: MSTTFPRTRKSRRGYNVDQVEDFLEDARRAYSSELLGPSVVTAQSIRTTAFAMQKGGYSTTHVDAALERLEDAFASRERDRAFAPPGGDAEWYGRARGTAQEILDRLARPVGHRFSRVSVLTRAYDVKQVDAFADRLVDYFQHGKPMSIDDVRLVAFTATRRGYNESQVDLLLDNVIDVMLAVR; this comes from the coding sequence GTGAGCACCACTTTTCCCCGAACCCGCAAGTCGCGGCGCGGGTACAACGTCGACCAGGTCGAGGACTTCCTCGAGGACGCCCGCCGTGCCTACTCGAGCGAACTGCTCGGCCCGTCGGTCGTGACCGCCCAGAGCATTCGCACGACGGCCTTCGCCATGCAGAAGGGCGGCTACTCCACGACCCACGTCGATGCGGCCCTCGAGCGGCTCGAAGACGCCTTCGCCAGCCGCGAGCGTGACCGCGCGTTCGCCCCTCCCGGCGGCGACGCCGAGTGGTACGGGCGGGCGCGTGGAACCGCTCAGGAGATCCTCGACCGGCTCGCCCGCCCGGTGGGCCACCGGTTCTCCCGCGTCAGCGTCCTCACCCGTGCCTACGACGTGAAGCAGGTCGACGCCTTCGCCGACCGGCTCGTCGACTACTTCCAGCACGGCAAGCCGATGAGCATCGACGACGTACGTCTCGTGGCATTCACCGCAACCAGGCGGGGCTACAACGAGTCCCAGGTCGACCTTTTGCTCGACAATGTCATCGACGTGATGCTGGCAGTGCGCTGA